A region from the Pirellulales bacterium genome encodes:
- a CDS encoding dipeptidase: protein MQKLNAYLSANADRFEEDLCELLRIPSVSADSKHQEDVRRAGQWVLGQFQSLGLSTELLETPGHPVVYAESPPVAGAPTVLVYGHYDVQPPDPLEEWVSPPFEPTRRDGNLYARGATDDKGQMLTHVKSAEAWLKSERKLPVQLKFLIEGEEEIGSKHLADMVSANREKLKCDVIVVSDCSQFGPGQPAITYGLRGLAYYELRLTGPKQDLHSGTFGGGVVNPAIVLTKILAALIDTKGRIQVPGFYDDVLPLTDRERKQFASLPFNESNFMQQIGVDAVAGEEGYSTLERRSARPTFDINGLTSGYQGEGAKTILPAKASAKFSFRLVPNQDPKKLTLALEKMLRKLCPAGIRLELIDFGGSPGVVVPLDSPFVEAAAKAIEQGFGKAPVFIREGGSIPVVSTFRQILGVDTLLLGWGLDDDNTHSPNEKFCLADFHRGIKASAQLWMELAKAK from the coding sequence ATGCAAAAATTGAATGCCTATCTTTCCGCCAATGCCGATCGCTTTGAGGAGGATTTGTGCGAACTGCTGCGGATTCCGAGTGTGAGTGCCGACAGCAAGCACCAAGAGGATGTGCGCCGGGCGGGCCAGTGGGTGCTTGGGCAGTTTCAATCACTGGGGCTTTCAACCGAGCTATTGGAGACGCCGGGGCATCCGGTGGTGTATGCCGAATCGCCGCCGGTGGCTGGGGCGCCAACCGTATTGGTTTATGGACATTACGACGTTCAGCCTCCGGATCCGCTGGAAGAATGGGTTTCGCCGCCGTTCGAGCCAACGCGGCGAGACGGGAATCTCTACGCCCGCGGCGCAACCGACGACAAAGGGCAGATGCTCACGCATGTCAAGAGCGCGGAAGCATGGCTCAAGAGCGAAAGAAAACTGCCGGTGCAATTGAAGTTTCTCATTGAAGGGGAAGAAGAAATTGGCAGCAAGCATTTGGCCGACATGGTGTCGGCCAATCGCGAGAAGCTGAAGTGTGATGTGATCGTGGTCAGCGATTGCAGCCAATTTGGACCGGGGCAGCCGGCGATTACTTACGGCTTGCGAGGCCTGGCCTATTACGAGCTACGTTTGACCGGGCCAAAGCAAGATCTGCACTCGGGCACCTTCGGCGGCGGCGTGGTGAATCCCGCGATTGTGCTGACAAAAATCCTGGCTGCATTGATCGACACCAAAGGCCGCATCCAAGTGCCAGGGTTTTATGACGACGTGCTTCCGCTGACCGATCGAGAAAGAAAGCAGTTTGCCTCGCTGCCGTTCAATGAGTCGAACTTCATGCAACAAATTGGCGTTGATGCCGTCGCGGGTGAAGAGGGCTATTCGACGCTCGAACGCCGCAGCGCACGTCCGACGTTCGATATCAACGGATTGACGAGCGGCTATCAAGGCGAGGGAGCGAAAACAATTCTGCCCGCGAAGGCGAGTGCGAAATTCAGCTTCCGTTTGGTGCCGAATCAAGATCCCAAGAAACTGACGTTGGCATTGGAAAAGATGCTACGGAAGCTTTGCCCGGCAGGAATTAGACTGGAGCTCATCGATTTCGGCGGCTCGCCAGGCGTGGTCGTGCCGCTGGATAGCCCCTTTGTCGAGGCGGCTGCGAAGGCAATTGAACAAGGCTTCGGGAAAGCGCCGGTGTTCATTCGCGAAGGAGGCTCAATACCTGTGGTTTCGACGTTCCGCCAAATCCTCGGAGTCGATACGCTGCTGCTGGGCTGGGGACTCGACGACGACAACACGCACAGCCCGAACGAAAAGTTTTGTCTGGCCGATTTCCACCGCGGAATCAAGGCCAGCGCGCAACTGTGGATGGAACTGGCGAAAGCCAAATAG
- the feoB gene encoding ferrous iron transport protein B has protein sequence MPAVEPTTVTVALVGNPNTGKSTLFTALAGVRQRIGNYPGVTVEKKIGHMEYGRQRLALVDLPGTYSLAPRSPDEMVAVDVLLGRQSDLPACDAVLCIVDASNLERNLYLVSQVLELGLPTIVALNMIDVARDRGLTIDASRLQERLGIPVVALQANKRIGIEQLKQTLMGVVKRTVVQRESPFPAAFQAEVAKLEALLNSAGATDKPARVVPRYLVERLLLDTSGYLASRRVLAGPVGVNGELHEHLTTARHRLAEAGLPVPAVEAMARYQWAGKILEGIVSRPSHYAETPSDRVDRVLTHRVWGTVVFAIVMLALFSSIFVAAKPLMSAIDGGVDMVGESIKSSMGAGALRSLLVDGIVGGVGNVIVFLPQILILFMFIAILEDCGYMARAAYLMDKLMVRVGLSGKSFIPLLSSFACAIPGIMATRVIENRRDRLTTILIAPLMSCSARLPVYSLLIYAFIPSNLYLGGILSLQGIVMFVMYLVGIVAAAIVALVLKRTMLRGPAPAFVMELPPYKFPSPRLVFQRMAERGWSFIRRAGTLIVAVAVVVWALLYYPHNEEEVEVELAAQQAKLDAQAAELPASDAHRQFLDGELARFHDPQQFELLKTGAMQRQSYLGRLGHFIEPVVRPLGWDWRVGSAVLASFPAREVVLGTLGVIYNLGEGLEVDSEAGQTQLQTQLQNAAWDGTTRPIFTVPMALGLMVFFALCAQCGATLVIIKRETGSWRWSAFTFTYMTVLAYLGALATYQIGSLF, from the coding sequence ATGCCTGCCGTTGAACCTACCACTGTTACCGTCGCGCTTGTTGGCAATCCGAACACCGGCAAATCGACGTTGTTCACGGCGCTGGCCGGCGTGCGACAGCGGATTGGAAACTACCCTGGCGTCACGGTCGAAAAAAAAATCGGTCACATGGAATACGGTCGTCAGCGGTTGGCGCTGGTCGATCTGCCGGGAACCTACAGCCTCGCTCCACGGTCTCCCGATGAAATGGTTGCGGTCGATGTCCTGCTGGGGCGGCAAAGCGACTTGCCTGCGTGCGACGCCGTCCTCTGCATCGTCGACGCCAGTAATTTGGAGCGTAATTTATATCTCGTCAGCCAAGTGCTCGAACTCGGATTGCCGACGATCGTGGCGCTGAACATGATCGATGTGGCGCGCGATCGTGGATTGACCATCGACGCCTCGCGATTGCAAGAACGGCTCGGCATTCCTGTCGTCGCATTGCAGGCCAACAAGCGAATCGGCATCGAGCAATTGAAGCAGACGCTAATGGGCGTCGTCAAGCGAACCGTAGTCCAGCGCGAAAGCCCGTTTCCAGCGGCATTTCAAGCTGAGGTAGCCAAGCTCGAAGCGCTGCTGAATTCGGCTGGCGCGACGGACAAGCCAGCGCGGGTCGTGCCGCGCTATCTGGTCGAACGGTTGCTGCTCGATACGAGCGGCTATCTCGCAAGTCGCAGGGTTCTGGCTGGACCCGTTGGGGTCAATGGCGAACTTCACGAACATCTGACAACCGCACGCCATCGACTTGCCGAAGCGGGCCTTCCGGTGCCGGCGGTCGAGGCAATGGCTCGTTACCAATGGGCTGGCAAGATATTGGAAGGCATCGTTTCGCGGCCGTCGCACTATGCCGAAACCCCCAGCGATCGAGTCGATCGAGTACTGACGCATCGCGTGTGGGGCACGGTCGTATTCGCAATCGTGATGCTGGCGCTGTTTTCTTCGATTTTCGTGGCCGCCAAGCCGCTGATGTCGGCGATCGACGGCGGCGTCGATATGGTCGGCGAATCGATCAAATCGAGTATGGGTGCCGGCGCGCTACGGTCGCTGCTCGTCGATGGCATCGTCGGCGGGGTCGGCAACGTGATTGTGTTCTTGCCGCAGATTCTCATTTTATTCATGTTCATCGCCATTCTGGAAGATTGTGGCTATATGGCGCGGGCCGCCTATTTGATGGACAAGCTGATGGTTCGCGTCGGCCTGAGCGGCAAGTCGTTCATCCCACTGCTGTCTTCGTTCGCTTGCGCAATTCCCGGCATCATGGCGACGCGGGTGATCGAAAATCGCCGCGACCGCCTGACGACGATTTTGATCGCTCCGTTGATGAGTTGCTCGGCGCGACTACCGGTCTACTCGCTGCTCATTTACGCATTTATTCCTTCCAATCTCTATCTTGGTGGAATATTGTCGCTTCAAGGGATCGTGATGTTCGTGATGTATCTGGTAGGCATCGTTGCGGCAGCCATCGTGGCCCTGGTGCTTAAACGGACGATGCTCCGCGGCCCAGCGCCGGCGTTTGTCATGGAGTTGCCGCCGTACAAATTTCCTTCGCCACGCTTGGTGTTCCAGCGGATGGCGGAACGAGGCTGGTCGTTTATCCGGCGGGCCGGAACGCTGATCGTCGCGGTCGCAGTTGTCGTATGGGCGCTGTTGTACTACCCGCACAACGAAGAGGAGGTCGAAGTGGAGTTGGCCGCGCAGCAGGCGAAGCTCGACGCTCAGGCGGCGGAATTGCCCGCAAGCGACGCACATCGACAGTTTCTCGACGGGGAACTCGCCCGCTTCCACGATCCTCAACAGTTCGAACTATTGAAGACCGGTGCTATGCAGCGTCAAAGCTATTTGGGCCGGCTGGGGCATTTCATCGAGCCAGTCGTGCGACCACTGGGCTGGGACTGGCGCGTCGGCAGCGCGGTGCTGGCTTCGTTTCCGGCCCGCGAAGTGGTGCTTGGCACGTTGGGAGTGATTTACAACTTGGGCGAAGGTTTGGAAGTCGATAGCGAAGCGGGGCAAACACAGTTGCAGACGCAATTGCAAAACGCTGCCTGGGACGGCACCACTCGTCCGATTTTCACCGTGCCGATGGCGCTGGGCTTGATGGTCTTTTTCGCCCTCTGCGCCCAGTGCGGTGCGACGCTGGTGATCATCAAACGCGAAACCGGCAGTTGGCGCTGGTCGGCGTTCACATTTACCTACATGACGGTACTGGCATATCTTGGAGCGCTGGCCACCTATCAAATCGGATCGCTCTTTTGA
- the serS gene encoding serine--tRNA ligase yields MLDRKFVVENAELVKKNCANRGARADVDRLVTLEAERRAVQANIDQLNREANEVSKSIGQAKDPAERETRKEHGRQLREQVTAVTDQLKLVSDEADGILRTIPNMTHPDAPVGGEDAAREVCRGASPIPKFNFKPLDHVTLAEKLNLADFEAGAKVAGHGFYFLKNDAVLLELALQQYAIDKLIREGFTPTITPDLARNEILAGIGFIPRGPETQIYSIDGTDLSLVATAEITLGGFLSDTILDTEQLPIKMCGISHCYRTEAGAHGKATRGLYRVHQFTKVEMFAFTLPAESDAMLEYLCRLEREIFDGLGIPYRVIDTASGDLGGPAYRKYDLEAWMPGRGENGEFGEVTSTSNCTDYQARRLGIRYKHKGEKGTHFAHTLNGTAVAISRALIAILENYQQADGSVIVPEVLRKWIGKDCITALRPR; encoded by the coding sequence ATGCTCGATCGCAAATTTGTTGTTGAGAACGCCGAACTCGTTAAGAAAAACTGCGCAAATCGCGGAGCGAGAGCCGATGTGGATCGCCTGGTTACATTGGAGGCCGAGCGGCGAGCGGTGCAGGCGAATATCGACCAGTTGAACCGCGAGGCCAATGAGGTGAGTAAGTCAATCGGCCAGGCGAAAGACCCCGCAGAGCGCGAAACGCGCAAGGAGCATGGGCGGCAGCTTCGCGAGCAAGTGACGGCGGTGACCGATCAATTGAAACTGGTCAGCGACGAGGCAGACGGAATTCTGCGCACGATTCCGAATATGACGCATCCCGATGCGCCGGTGGGTGGTGAAGATGCAGCCCGCGAAGTTTGCCGCGGCGCGTCGCCAATCCCCAAATTTAATTTCAAGCCGCTTGATCATGTGACGCTTGCGGAGAAGTTGAATCTGGCCGATTTCGAAGCCGGTGCAAAGGTCGCTGGGCATGGGTTCTATTTTCTGAAAAACGATGCCGTGCTGTTGGAATTGGCACTGCAGCAATACGCCATCGATAAATTAATCCGCGAAGGCTTTACACCGACAATTACACCGGATCTGGCGCGCAACGAGATTTTGGCCGGCATTGGGTTCATCCCGCGCGGGCCAGAGACGCAGATCTATAGCATCGATGGAACCGATTTGAGCCTGGTCGCGACAGCCGAAATCACGCTTGGCGGGTTCTTGAGCGATACGATTTTGGACACCGAGCAACTACCGATCAAAATGTGTGGCATCAGCCACTGCTATCGCACCGAGGCGGGCGCCCACGGCAAGGCAACGCGCGGGCTGTACCGAGTGCATCAATTCACCAAGGTTGAAATGTTCGCCTTCACGCTTCCGGCGGAAAGCGACGCGATGCTCGAATATCTTTGCCGCTTAGAGCGCGAGATTTTCGACGGCCTGGGAATCCCCTACCGCGTCATCGACACCGCCAGTGGCGACCTTGGCGGCCCGGCCTATCGCAAGTACGACCTCGAAGCCTGGATGCCCGGCCGCGGCGAAAACGGCGAATTCGGCGAAGTGACCAGCACCAGCAATTGCACCGATTACCAGGCCCGCCGGCTGGGGATTCGCTACAAGCACAAGGGCGAAAAAGGGACGCACTTCGCCCACACGCTCAACGGGACGGCCGTCGCGATTAGCCGCGCTCTGATTGCAATCTTGGAGAACTACCAGCAAGCCGACGGAAGCGTGATCGTGCCAGAAGTTCTGAGAAAGTGGATCGGGAAGGATTGCATCACGGCCTTGCGGCCACGATGA
- a CDS encoding ATP-dependent Clp protease adaptor ClpS has protein sequence MSSEDSGTAVVDLPEIETVVPPETRTKDNPRRQPPYNVVLWNDDDHTFEYVVHMMQKLFGHTAEQGAKIANEVDQQGRTIVLTTTREHAELKRDQIHAFGKDNIKNCKGSMKATIEPAA, from the coding sequence ATGAGTTCAGAAGATTCCGGAACCGCAGTCGTCGATTTGCCGGAGATCGAAACCGTCGTGCCGCCGGAAACCCGCACGAAAGATAACCCTCGGCGGCAGCCGCCATACAATGTCGTGCTTTGGAACGATGACGACCATACCTTCGAATATGTCGTCCATATGATGCAAAAGCTGTTTGGCCATACGGCCGAGCAGGGTGCCAAAATTGCCAACGAAGTCGATCAGCAGGGTCGCACCATCGTGCTGACCACCACTCGCGAACACGCCGAACTGAAACGCGACCAAATCCACGCCTTCGGCAAAGACAATATCAAGAATTGCAAAGGTTCGATGAAGGCCACGATCGAGCCTGCCGCTTAA
- a CDS encoding FeoA domain-containing protein → MYDLVPISRLQRGTRAMVADVVGTLEQVQRMREMGVSQGVELEMVQPGSPCIVRFGGHRLCIRSDDMLGVLVRPGVPS, encoded by the coding sequence ATGTATGATCTCGTGCCGATTAGCCGCCTCCAACGCGGTACGCGTGCCATGGTGGCCGACGTCGTCGGTACCCTTGAACAAGTACAGCGGATGCGCGAGATGGGAGTTTCTCAGGGGGTGGAACTGGAAATGGTTCAGCCAGGCTCTCCATGCATCGTTCGATTTGGCGGCCACCGGCTCTGCATTCGATCCGACGATATGCTGGGAGTGCTGGTGCGACCCGGAGTGCCGTCATGA
- the xylB gene encoding xylulokinase: MSIFLGIDIGTSGTKTIAINERGKLLASATAEYPLYTPKPLWSEQDPDDWWKATVATVRAVVKIGKLKPADVKGIGLSGQMHGSVFLDRQNRVIRKAILWNDQRTGAECEEIERRAGGRKQLIKMVANPALTGFTAPKILWLRNHEPKHFEKTAKVLLPKDDVRRRLTGEFATEVSDASGMLLLDVAKRNWSKQLLSKLDLDIDLLATCYESEEVTGKLTGAAATELGLTTDCVVVGGAGDCAAGAVGNGIVRRGVLSTSIGTSGVMFVHSDEVQVDPLGRLHTFCHAVRGKWHLMGVNLSAGGSLQWFRNQLCQAVIDEAKKRKIDPYEILSEEAAKIAPGSEGLFFLPYLSGERTPHADPKARGCFVGLTISHTRSHLVRSILEGVTYALRDSLEIIRGLGVPVIQVRPSGGGSKSPLWRQIQADVFGQKVSMINAEQGPAFGVALLAAVGAGAYKDIVEACEATIRVAKETPANKQAVAHYNKSFPIYQSLYPALKKQFAAIADL, translated from the coding sequence ATGAGTATTTTCCTCGGCATCGACATCGGCACCTCGGGAACCAAGACCATCGCCATTAACGAGCGCGGCAAGCTGCTTGCGTCAGCGACCGCGGAATATCCGCTGTACACTCCCAAACCGCTCTGGAGTGAACAAGACCCTGACGACTGGTGGAAGGCGACCGTTGCGACCGTTCGTGCGGTCGTGAAAATCGGCAAACTGAAACCGGCCGACGTCAAGGGAATCGGACTGTCGGGCCAAATGCACGGCTCCGTATTCCTGGATCGTCAGAACCGAGTGATTCGCAAGGCCATCCTCTGGAACGACCAGCGAACGGGTGCCGAGTGCGAAGAGATCGAACGTCGCGCAGGTGGCCGAAAACAGCTCATCAAAATGGTCGCCAACCCGGCCCTCACCGGATTCACCGCGCCGAAAATCCTCTGGTTGCGAAATCACGAACCCAAGCACTTTGAAAAAACCGCCAAAGTACTCCTCCCCAAAGACGATGTCCGTCGACGTCTAACCGGAGAATTTGCCACCGAAGTGAGCGATGCCAGTGGTATGTTGCTCCTCGACGTGGCCAAACGCAATTGGTCAAAGCAATTGCTCTCGAAATTGGATCTAGATATCGACCTGCTGGCCACATGCTACGAATCCGAAGAGGTCACCGGCAAGCTCACCGGGGCGGCGGCCACCGAATTGGGTCTGACGACGGATTGTGTCGTCGTGGGAGGCGCGGGAGATTGTGCTGCCGGAGCAGTCGGCAATGGCATTGTCCGCCGCGGTGTGCTATCTACCTCGATCGGCACCTCCGGCGTGATGTTTGTCCACAGCGATGAAGTGCAAGTCGATCCCCTCGGCCGGCTGCATACTTTCTGCCATGCAGTGCGTGGTAAGTGGCATCTCATGGGCGTAAATCTATCGGCCGGCGGCAGCTTGCAATGGTTTCGCAATCAGCTTTGCCAAGCAGTCATCGACGAGGCAAAAAAACGCAAAATCGACCCTTACGAAATCCTCTCGGAGGAGGCCGCCAAGATCGCCCCCGGCAGCGAAGGGCTATTTTTCCTGCCGTACCTGTCCGGCGAGCGCACGCCACACGCCGATCCTAAGGCCCGTGGTTGCTTCGTCGGATTAACGATTTCTCATACCCGAAGCCACCTTGTCCGCTCGATCCTGGAAGGCGTTACATACGCATTGCGCGATAGCCTGGAAATCATCCGCGGCCTCGGCGTGCCCGTGATTCAAGTTCGACCATCCGGCGGCGGTTCGAAAAGCCCGCTATGGCGGCAGATTCAAGCAGATGTGTTCGGCCAAAAAGTCAGCATGATTAACGCCGAACAAGGCCCTGCCTTCGGCGTCGCCCTGCTGGCGGCGGTCGGTGCAGGAGCCTACAAAGACATCGTCGAAGCCTGCGAAGCCACCATTCGCGTGGCCAAGGAGACGCCCGCCAACAAACAGGCCGTCGCCCACTACAACAAATCGTTCCCAATTTACCAGTCGCTCTACCCGGCGCTAAAAAAGCAGTTCGCCGCAATTGCCGATTTGTAA
- the mtaB gene encoding tRNA (N(6)-L-threonylcarbamoyladenosine(37)-C(2))-methylthiotransferase MtaB, with amino-acid sequence MISPVYLSPDTGHKPAGHPLLRTVTLGCKVNQYETEFLRQALTGIGYRDAADDERADLCLVNTCTVTQQGDSKSRQAIRQLAARNPDARIVVMGCYATRAPDEVARLPGVAEIVTDKRELPDLLGRFGVVDLPTGINTFANRQRAYVKVQDGCVLHCSFCIIPKVRPYLASRPVQHILNEVEQLVAGGYRELILTGIHLGHYGIEWNRGRPKQDWIRLANLVEKIAALSGDFRIRLSSIEATEVTRELIAAMAKNPDKVCPHLHISMQSGSDAVLRRMRRRWGAKRIIDRCRLVQQTLDQPALTTDIIVGFPGEADEDFTATCEVVRELGFSKIHIFPYSRRRGTPAAELPDQVPPDVKSVRVELLTALEAEMRDRYYRSLCGRRLRVLIESPIENQPGQMLATACRYAPVEVPGNITMRKQFVEVVARGLVNGRIQGT; translated from the coding sequence ATGATATCGCCCGTGTACTTGTCACCAGACACCGGACACAAGCCGGCCGGACATCCTCTGCTCCGCACCGTTACGCTCGGCTGCAAAGTCAATCAGTACGAGACCGAATTCCTCCGCCAGGCACTCACGGGCATCGGCTATCGAGATGCCGCAGACGACGAGCGGGCCGACTTATGCCTAGTCAATACTTGCACGGTCACGCAGCAAGGGGATTCTAAGAGCCGCCAAGCCATTCGCCAACTGGCCGCGAGAAATCCCGATGCACGGATCGTCGTCATGGGCTGCTATGCCACGCGCGCTCCAGACGAAGTCGCTCGGCTACCTGGCGTGGCGGAGATCGTTACCGACAAGCGAGAACTGCCAGACTTGCTCGGCCGCTTCGGCGTGGTCGATCTACCGACGGGGATCAACACATTTGCCAATCGCCAGCGGGCGTATGTCAAGGTGCAGGATGGCTGCGTGCTCCATTGTAGCTTTTGCATAATTCCGAAAGTTCGGCCATACCTTGCCAGTCGACCCGTGCAGCACATATTGAACGAAGTCGAGCAGCTAGTCGCCGGCGGCTATCGCGAATTGATCCTCACCGGCATTCATCTCGGCCACTACGGCATCGAATGGAACCGTGGCCGGCCAAAACAAGACTGGATTCGCCTCGCAAACCTCGTTGAAAAAATCGCCGCACTTTCGGGCGACTTTCGCATTCGACTATCAAGTATTGAAGCCACCGAAGTTACCCGCGAGCTAATCGCCGCCATGGCCAAGAACCCTGACAAGGTTTGCCCGCACTTGCACATTTCGATGCAAAGCGGCTCCGACGCCGTGCTGCGCCGCATGCGCCGCCGCTGGGGTGCAAAGCGGATTATCGACCGTTGTCGACTTGTGCAACAGACACTCGATCAGCCTGCGCTTACGACCGACATCATTGTCGGCTTCCCTGGCGAGGCAGATGAAGATTTCACGGCTACCTGCGAAGTTGTCCGAGAGTTGGGATTTTCAAAAATCCACATATTCCCCTACAGCCGCCGCCGCGGCACGCCGGCCGCCGAATTGCCGGATCAAGTACCGCCAGACGTAAAATCCGTCCGCGTCGAACTACTCACCGCTTTGGAAGCCGAAATGCGCGACCGCTATTACCGCTCTTTGTGCGGCCGCCGTCTGCGAGTGCTGATTGAATCGCCGATAGAAAACCAACCCGGCCAAATGCTCGCAACCGCATGCCGCTATGCGCCGGTCGAAGTTCCGGGGAACATCACGATGCGGAAACAATTTGTGGAAGTGGTGGCGAGGGGGCTTGTGAATGGGCGGATCCAAGGAACTTAG
- a CDS encoding 2-oxoacid:acceptor oxidoreductase family protein has translation MSYQLTNGNAATENTSFPYPGIPTTCDGSETVVHVEINVTQGAGAFPITSSTNMGSGYNAAVSNGGKNLWGDTLIFVEPESEHSAASFCEGFAAAGGRVTNFTSGQGLVLMKEVLYTISGKRLPVVMNIGARALTSHSLNVHAGHDDMMSVADCGWGMLFGRNAQEAGDLCLISRRAAEASQTPFFNVQDGFLTTHTVEKVLLTEPEFMKEFIGSPQDKLFNLFDTANPMMSGVVQNQDSYMKGKIAQRWYYDRVGPALRDAFDEFYRNTGRQYDFVIPHRCEDAEYIIVGMGCYMETAETTVDYLRRTRDLKVGCLTICSFRPFPSQQLVEALKHCKAFAVLERMDDPLSTTGNHLTREIKAAFCDAATGRFGQEKIDRIPVIYSGSAGLGSRDVRAGDMIAVVENMIEEGQDYFCIGIDHPLALKVTEDPDLRQPGAFSMRGHSVGGFGSVTTNKVIATIAGDVFGKDVQAYPKYGSEKKGLPTTYYLTIANEHILLHSELEHVDLVVLNDTNALFSGNPLKGVVPGGAMVMQSSHGNPHEVWERIPEHHKQTIRKKNLRVFYADMVQIAREVASVADLQMRMQGIVLLGAFLQLTPYGRASSMSDVQVYAGVEKALRKYFGKRGDRVVQDNLKCVKRGYEELQEVPQEIMQRVMDLETANSR, from the coding sequence ATGAGTTATCAACTCACGAACGGCAATGCCGCGACCGAGAATACGTCGTTTCCTTACCCTGGCATCCCCACGACTTGCGACGGCTCTGAGACCGTCGTGCATGTCGAAATCAATGTCACTCAAGGCGCCGGCGCGTTTCCCATCACCAGCTCCACAAATATGGGCAGTGGCTACAATGCCGCGGTGTCCAACGGCGGCAAAAATTTATGGGGCGATACCCTGATATTTGTCGAACCCGAAAGCGAACATTCGGCCGCTTCGTTTTGCGAAGGATTTGCCGCGGCAGGAGGTCGCGTGACGAACTTTACGTCCGGACAAGGTTTGGTGTTGATGAAAGAAGTGCTGTACACCATTTCCGGCAAACGGCTGCCCGTGGTGATGAATATCGGCGCGCGGGCGCTTACCAGCCACTCGCTCAACGTTCATGCCGGGCACGATGACATGATGTCGGTGGCCGACTGCGGTTGGGGAATGCTTTTCGGCCGTAACGCGCAGGAAGCCGGCGATTTGTGTCTCATCAGCCGCCGGGCCGCCGAAGCATCACAGACGCCGTTTTTCAACGTGCAAGATGGCTTTCTCACCACCCATACCGTCGAGAAAGTGCTACTGACGGAGCCGGAGTTCATGAAGGAGTTTATCGGTTCGCCGCAAGATAAACTCTTTAATTTGTTTGACACGGCCAATCCCATGATGTCGGGCGTCGTGCAGAATCAAGATTCTTATATGAAGGGCAAGATTGCCCAGCGCTGGTACTACGATCGCGTCGGCCCTGCGCTACGCGATGCATTCGATGAATTCTACCGCAACACCGGTCGCCAGTATGACTTCGTGATTCCACACCGCTGCGAAGACGCCGAATACATCATTGTTGGCATGGGCTGCTACATGGAGACGGCCGAAACGACGGTCGATTACCTGCGGCGCACCCGCGATCTCAAAGTCGGCTGTCTGACGATCTGCTCCTTCCGCCCATTCCCGTCCCAGCAGCTTGTCGAAGCCCTCAAGCACTGCAAAGCTTTTGCGGTGCTCGAGCGGATGGATGACCCGCTTTCGACCACGGGAAATCATTTGACGCGCGAAATCAAGGCGGCTTTCTGCGATGCCGCCACCGGCCGCTTTGGCCAAGAAAAGATCGACCGCATCCCAGTGATTTATTCCGGCTCCGCCGGGCTTGGCAGCCGCGACGTTCGCGCCGGCGACATGATCGCTGTCGTCGAGAACATGATCGAAGAAGGGCAAGACTATTTCTGCATCGGGATTGACCATCCGCTCGCGCTGAAAGTCACCGAAGACCCCGATTTGCGCCAGCCGGGCGCATTCTCGATGCGCGGCCACAGCGTCGGCGGCTTTGGTTCGGTGACAACCAACAAAGTCATCGCCACGATCGCCGGCGATGTCTTCGGCAAGGATGTACAGGCCTATCCCAAATACGGCTCGGAAAAGAAGGGCTTGCCAACGACTTATTATCTAACGATCGCCAACGAGCATATCTTGCTGCACAGCGAACTGGAGCACGTCGATCTCGTGGTCTTGAACGACACCAATGCGCTGTTCAGCGGAAATCCCCTGAAGGGAGTCGTTCCCGGCGGTGCGATGGTGATGCAATCGTCGCACGGCAATCCGCACGAAGTTTGGGAGCGCATCCCAGAACACCACAAGCAGACGATTCGCAAGAAAAACCTCCGCGTGTTCTATGCCGACATGGTGCAGATCGCGCGTGAGGTGGCATCCGTTGCCGACCTGCAAATGCGCATGCAAGGCATCGTCCTGTTGGGAGCATTTTTGCAACTAACTCCCTACGGGCGTGCGAGCAGCATGAGCGATGTGCAAGTCTACGCCGGTGTTGAAAAGGCGTTGCGAAAATACTTCGGCAAGCGCGGCGACCGTGTCGTGCAAGACAATTTGAAATGCGTCAAGCGCGGCTATGAAGAACTGCAAGAAGTACCGCAAGAGATCATGCAAAGAGTGATGGATCTGGAAACCGCGAATTCACGCTAG
- a CDS encoding ferrous iron transport protein A, producing MTTLAELGVGSGGKVKHIAGNDEISVRLLEMGLTPGVEVRVLGVAPLGDPMELELRGYRLSVRHSEAARVEILSLV from the coding sequence ATGACGACGCTTGCGGAACTTGGCGTCGGCAGCGGCGGAAAGGTGAAGCACATCGCCGGCAATGACGAAATCAGCGTGCGACTGCTCGAAATGGGGCTGACGCCGGGCGTGGAAGTTCGAGTGCTGGGTGTCGCGCCGCTGGGAGATCCCATGGAACTTGAGCTACGCGGCTATCGGCTCAGCGTCCGCCACAGCGAAGCCGCCCGCGTCGAGATCCTGAGTTTGGTGTGA